One genomic region from Robbsia betulipollinis encodes:
- a CDS encoding HNH endonuclease, with protein MRDAGIVATTIEGVIIECATRGIAAPYGSVVDHMDPHRGDMKVFWDTTRWQSLCFHHHSAEKQRQEGAL; from the coding sequence ATGCGCGATGCGGGCATCGTCGCAACGACGATTGAAGGCGTCATCATCGAGTGCGCGACGCGCGGCATTGCAGCCCCCTACGGCTCAGTGGTTGACCACATGGACCCGCACCGCGGCGACATGAAGGTGTTCTGGGATACAACGCGGTGGCAATCGCTGTGCTTCCACCACCACAGTGCCGAGAAGCAGAGGCAAGAGGGCGCTTTGTAA